The following is a genomic window from Niabella soli DSM 19437.
CGCATCCAACCTGGTGGAATCCCTGGGGTATAAATTTAAGAATGATCAGCAAACCCTGCAGCGCGAACTGGAAGCTGCGGGCATTTGCTTTTTGCATGCCCCGCAGTTTCATCCGGCGCTGAAAAATGTAGGTCCCATTCGCAAAAACCTGGGGCTGCGTACGTTTTTTAATATGCTGGGCCCCCTGGTAAACCCGGCCTTTCCGTCCTTTAGTATTATTGGTGTATACAACCTGGAAATGGCGCGGCTGTACAATTATCTTATGCAACAACAGACAAAGAATTTTGCTATCGTTCACGGACTGGATGGATATGATGAAATTTCATTGACGGGGGATTCCAAAATTATTACAGTTGCCGGGGAGCGTATCTTATCTGCTATGGAGCTGGGTGGCAGGGAAGTAGGTCCGGAATCAATTAAAGGCGGCGATACCGTAGCGGCAGCGGCAAAAATATTTTCGGATATCATACAGGGGAATGGCACGCCGGAACAGGAAGCGGTGGTGCTGGCAAATGCTGCCGTGGCGCTGGAGGTAACGGGTGCCTACCCGGATTATGCAGCGGCATTTGATGCGGCAAAAGAAAGCCTGCGGGCAGGTAAAGCGTATCAATGCTTACAGAAATTAATTGCATTGCAGTAAAAAAGGGGCAATAGTCAATGGGGAATAGTGAATAGGGGCAAGCGCAAAATCGACGAGCTAAAAGAAATGTAAAATAAAGAATATTGAATTTAAAAGGGCGGACAATAGCAATGTAAATTTATGTCAATGCCACTCTTCTTTGTTTGTCTCGTTTTACAACGCCCCGTAGGGGCGTCCGGTTGGTAGAAAAAATGATTAAATAAATTAACAGCGTGCCGTAGTTACGCAACAACAGGTTTTTAAGGGTATGAATATATTAGATACGATCATTGCGCACAAAAGAACAGAAGTGGCCGCACGGAAGCAACAAACAGCGTATAAAATGCTGGAAACAACAGCGGCCTTTCAGTTGCCGGTGCGATCGCTGGCGGCATCACTGCAGCAGCCCGGCAGCACGGGTATTATAGCAGAGTTCAAGCGCAAATCACCCTCCAAAGGATTTATCAATAAAGAGGCAGATGTGGCAACGATCACAGCGGCGTATAGCCGCTTTGGTGCTGCGGCGCTTTCGGTTTTAACCGATGAAAATTTTTTCGGTGGCTCCCAGAAGGATCTTGTTATTGCCCGGGAGCAGGCGATCCCCATTCTGCGAAAAGATTTTATTATTGATGAATACCAGATTGTAGAGGCAAAATCTATAGGGGCTGATATTATATTGCTGATTGCGGCTTGTTTATCTCCGGCCGAGGTAAACCGGTTGGCGAACTTTGCAGCTTCCCTGGGATTGGAAACGATATTGGAACTGCATGCGGAAGAGGAGTTGGGACATATTTGTAGTGCCACCCGGATTGTGGGTATTAATAATCGCGATCTTAAAACTTTTAAGGTAGATATTGACCGGAGTTTGAAAATGGCGGAACAGATTCCCGGCGATCGTATTAAAATTGCAGAAAGCGGCATCGATAAGATTGAAGATATTTTACTGTTCCGTAAAAACGGCTTTAAAGGATTTTTGATCGGTGAATATTTTATGAAACAGGAAAATCCGCCCATGGCATTTGAAAATTTTGTAACCCAATTACAGGCGCAGCAATGAACGCTCCTTTGATAAAAGTTTGTGGGATGACGCAGTTGCAGCAGGTGGCGCAACTGGCAGCGCTGGGCGTAGATTATGCAGGGTTTATTTTTTACCCGGCTTCGCCGAGATATGTTGCAGGAAAAATAGAACCTGCGGCATTAAAGGCGCTGGCCGGTATCAAAAAAGTTGGAGTATTTGTTAACGCAACTGTTGAAACGATACGGGAAACAGTAGCAGCCTACGGACTGGAGGCTGTTCAGTTACATGGGGAGGAGACGCCGGAGTTCATAAGATCATTGAACATAAATGCGAAAATTATTAAAGTGTTCCGCCTAAAAGGAGATGAGGATATTGCAGGTCTGACTGACCCTTTCGAAAAAGAGGCTGCCGCTTTTTTATTCGATACTAAAGCGAAAGAATATGGGGGCACGGGTCAGAAGTTCGACTGGTCGGCCCTGCGCTCGGCTGTCCTGGGAAAATCCTGGTTCCTAAGCGGCGGCATCGGACCAAAAGATATAACAGATTTGAAATCGTTCCTTGCGGATCAGGAAGTGTATGCGCTGGATGTGAACAGCCGGTTTGAAACAGCGCCGGGTATAAAGGATATGGGATTGATTGAAAAGTTTATAAAGGGATTAAAAGGGGAATAGTGTCGCCGAAGGCGACAAAATAATTACGCGAGACTACAAGTCTCGCGCAGCGTCTCTTACGTGCCGTTTTACCGCCTTCCCGGCAAAAAATATCTCTTAGTCGTTAAAGCAATAAACAAAAAATGACAGTAACTGATATTTTTTTAGAAACCTCGAAAGTCTTTTTAAGGCCGGTGCAGCCAGTGGACTACGGGTCCTTTTGGGCATTAACAAGTCTGGATAAAGACATGTGGGAATACTTTTCCCTTAACCTGAGCCTACCGGTACAGTTGGAAAAATGGATCGCAGAGGCGGTACAGGGTAAAAACGCCGGCACCCGTTTGCCGTTTACGATAATTGTAAAAGCCACGGGTTCCGTCGCTGGCAGCAGCAGTATCGGCAATATAGCGTGGTACGATAAACGCGCAGAGATCGGGTGGAGCTGGCTGGCGCCCACATTCCGGGGGACGGGTATTAATTTTCATGCAAAATTCTGTTTATTATATTACGCTTTTGAGGTTATGAACATGGAGCGCGTCGAATTTAAAACCGGCGTGCAGAACCTAAGGGCGAGGCGGGGGTTGGAAAAAGTGGGTGGTGTGGCCGAAGGCGTTTTGCGGAGCCACTCCCTGCTGTGGAACGGCAACCGTAGAACCTCAATCTACTATAGTGTTTTAAAGGATGAATGGGAAGGGTATAAAAAAACTATTTTTGCTGATCTCATGGATTCCTTTAAATGGAGTTCAGCGGCTTCAAATAATGAATGAATGAATATCCTTAAAGAAATTGCGGGCAGGCTGTGCGCGGCATGGGCGCTGGTGACCTTTATTATTACTTTTATCCTTGTACTGCCATTTGCATTGCTTTCCTATTTATTTAAGGAGCCTGCCTCCACGGCCTACTTTATACAAGTGTCGAAAGTGTGGATGCATATCTGGATGTTTATCATCGGGTGCCCGGTAAAAATACGGGGCACTGAAAATTTTCAAGAGGGGATGGGCTATATCGTTACCTGTAATCATAATTCATTGCTCGATATTCCATTGTCTTCGGCCTTTATTCCCGGTCCCAATAAAACGATCGCCAAAAACAGCTTTGCAAAAATTCCCATCTTTGGCTGGTATTATTCCAAAGGCTCGGTATTGGTAGATCGTAAAAGTGAAAAGAGCCGGAAACAAAGTATCGAAAAAATGAAGGCCGTTTTAAAGGCGGGGATGCATATGTGTATTTATCCCGAAGGCACGCGTAACCGCACCAGCGCACCGCTAAAGCCTTTTTATAACGGCGCTTTTAAGCTGGCGGCCGATACCGGTCACCCGGTTATCCCCGGCGTGATCATCGGTACTAAAGAAGCAGTGCCTTTGAACAAACCCTTTTTCTTTTTGCCCCGCACGCTGGAACTGCATTTTTTAAAACCGGTGGAAGTGAGTGGGAAAGGTGCGGCAACGTTAAAGGAAGAAGTGTTTGCTATTATGACCGGTTATTTGCGCGACAGGCAATAGGGAAATGTGAAAAGTCAATGGCCCATGGTCAATAGTCTATGGAAGGAACCTTGAACTTTGAACGCAGAACGCGCAATGCGCAACGCAAGATCCAGAAACCTGTAACCTGGAACGGCAGTTAACGCCAAACGATAAACAATAGACGAAAAACTGTTTCGGAAGCGAGTCCCCAACATTAAACCTTGAACGCTAAACGCGGAATGCGCAATGCTGAACGCATATCCAGAAACCAGCATCCAGTAACCTGAAACCTGGAACAATAGTTAACGATAAACAATAAACGAAAAATCGTTTCGGAAGCGAGTCCCCAACATTAAACCTTGAACGCTAAACGCGGAATGCGCAATGCTGAACGCATATCCAGAAACCAGCATCTAGAAACTAGGAACCAGCAACACTAATAGCTTGGTCCTCCGTTATAGAAGGAGCGGTTGCGGTTGATCTTCAGATCCTGTAATATCCCGGCTTTCGGGCTGATGGTAAAATTGAAATACCGGTAAATGCCCACAGGTGTCACATTTACGGATAACTGCCAGCAGTGCAGGTCCCTGGAAATGGCCATGCTAAAAGTCTGGATCTTGTTGGTAG
Proteins encoded in this region:
- the trpD gene encoding anthranilate phosphoribosyltransferase encodes the protein MKKILSILFEHKTLDRSTAREVLVNIGKGVYNEHEVTAFMTVYLMRSITLQELQGFQEALLELCVPLDFGGIDTIDIVGTGGDGKNTFNISTLSCFIVAGTGHKVSKHGNYGASTVSGASNLVESLGYKFKNDQQTLQRELEAAGICFLHAPQFHPALKNVGPIRKNLGLRTFFNMLGPLVNPAFPSFSIIGVYNLEMARLYNYLMQQQTKNFAIVHGLDGYDEISLTGDSKIITVAGERILSAMELGGREVGPESIKGGDTVAAAAKIFSDIIQGNGTPEQEAVVLANAAVALEVTGAYPDYAAAFDAAKESLRAGKAYQCLQKLIALQ
- a CDS encoding phosphoribosylanthranilate isomerase: MTQLQQVAQLAALGVDYAGFIFYPASPRYVAGKIEPAALKALAGIKKVGVFVNATVETIRETVAAYGLEAVQLHGEETPEFIRSLNINAKIIKVFRLKGDEDIAGLTDPFEKEAAAFLFDTKAKEYGGTGQKFDWSALRSAVLGKSWFLSGGIGPKDITDLKSFLADQEVYALDVNSRFETAPGIKDMGLIEKFIKGLKGE
- a CDS encoding lysophospholipid acyltransferase family protein, whose product is MNILKEIAGRLCAAWALVTFIITFILVLPFALLSYLFKEPASTAYFIQVSKVWMHIWMFIIGCPVKIRGTENFQEGMGYIVTCNHNSLLDIPLSSAFIPGPNKTIAKNSFAKIPIFGWYYSKGSVLVDRKSEKSRKQSIEKMKAVLKAGMHMCIYPEGTRNRTSAPLKPFYNGAFKLAADTGHPVIPGVIIGTKEAVPLNKPFFFLPRTLELHFLKPVEVSGKGAATLKEEVFAIMTGYLRDRQ
- the trpC gene encoding indole-3-glycerol phosphate synthase TrpC — translated: MNILDTIIAHKRTEVAARKQQTAYKMLETTAAFQLPVRSLAASLQQPGSTGIIAEFKRKSPSKGFINKEADVATITAAYSRFGAAALSVLTDENFFGGSQKDLVIAREQAIPILRKDFIIDEYQIVEAKSIGADIILLIAACLSPAEVNRLANFAASLGLETILELHAEEELGHICSATRIVGINNRDLKTFKVDIDRSLKMAEQIPGDRIKIAESGIDKIEDILLFRKNGFKGFLIGEYFMKQENPPMAFENFVTQLQAQQ
- a CDS encoding GNAT family N-acetyltransferase, which gives rise to MTVTDIFLETSKVFLRPVQPVDYGSFWALTSLDKDMWEYFSLNLSLPVQLEKWIAEAVQGKNAGTRLPFTIIVKATGSVAGSSSIGNIAWYDKRAEIGWSWLAPTFRGTGINFHAKFCLLYYAFEVMNMERVEFKTGVQNLRARRGLEKVGGVAEGVLRSHSLLWNGNRRTSIYYSVLKDEWEGYKKTIFADLMDSFKWSSAASNNE